Proteins from a genomic interval of Desulfofustis limnaeus:
- a CDS encoding GNAT family N-acetyltransferase codes for MNITISPIRPKDREQLVQIIKMQKNFLKCEIDVAIEVIDATFHPKEDYRVLAAAEEQRMLGFVSYGPIPMTENRFDLYWIAVDPRQGRHGIGTMLLAEMERRLSSSKPVHVYIDTSSTAGYQPARHFYEKNGYEVAAHLKDFYRDGDDKIVYRKVI; via the coding sequence ATGAATATAACGATATCTCCGATCAGGCCGAAAGACCGCGAACAGCTGGTGCAGATCATCAAGATGCAAAAGAATTTCCTCAAGTGCGAGATCGATGTGGCCATCGAAGTGATCGATGCCACCTTTCATCCCAAGGAGGATTACCGGGTACTCGCGGCTGCCGAAGAGCAGCGGATGCTCGGCTTTGTCAGTTACGGCCCGATTCCGATGACGGAGAATCGTTTCGACCTCTATTGGATCGCTGTCGATCCGCGGCAGGGGCGCCACGGCATCGGCACCATGCTGCTGGCCGAAATGGAGAGGCGGCTCAGCAGCAGCAAACCCGTGCATGTCTATATCGACACCTCGTCCACCGCGGGGTATCAGCCGGCTCGGCACTTTTATGAGAAAAACGGCTACGAGGTGGCGGCCCACCTGAAGGATTTCTACCGCGACGGCGACGACAAGATCGTCTACCGCAAGGTCATCTGA
- a CDS encoding histone deacetylase family protein, producing the protein MFRIRRIYDTTLAIDRDAIVQVQAILKRQFSGLADSDIASLARKLADPLRYRLRTILFVAEDSKLHVKGFALLNHAPDLHFCYLDFISVTPSTTGCIGGALYTRAREEARHLQAAGLFMECLPDDPQLCADKTMLRQNRARLRFYERFGALPISGTAYETPLREGDDCPPYLVFDGLGSTDGLARDYARQVVQAILTRKYGDRCPPGYIEKVVSSFTDDPVRLRPPRYVNRSSPKPAPEALHIDQRIALVINQGHDIHHVHERGYVEAPVRISSILKGILPTGLFDTLPAHHFSEKHIKEVHEPAFVEYLKRMCLTIEPGKSVYPYVFPIRNAARPPKELPVRAGYYCIDTFTPLNRNAYKAAKGAVDCALTAAEHILRGYRISYALVRPPGHHAERRVFGGFCYFNSAAIAAHYLSRHGKVAVLDVDYHHGNGTQDIFYERGDVLTVSIHGHPSFAYPYFSGFAEERGLGAGHNCNRNYPLPEILDGPGYHRVLERALRRIDAFRPKCLVVALGLDTARKDPTGTWSLTPADLQHNGLLIGRLRLPTVVVQEGGYRSRSLGANARNFFIGLWQGLHGRQ; encoded by the coding sequence ATGTTTCGCATCCGGCGCATCTACGACACCACCTTGGCCATCGACCGCGATGCCATCGTTCAGGTGCAGGCTATCCTGAAGCGGCAGTTTTCCGGCCTGGCGGACAGCGACATCGCCAGCCTGGCCAGAAAACTAGCCGATCCGCTCCGCTATCGGTTGCGGACCATCCTCTTTGTCGCTGAGGACAGCAAACTTCACGTCAAGGGATTTGCCCTGCTCAACCACGCTCCGGACCTGCACTTCTGTTACCTGGATTTTATCTCGGTGACCCCGTCGACCACCGGCTGCATCGGCGGGGCCCTCTACACCCGGGCCCGGGAAGAGGCCCGGCACCTGCAGGCGGCCGGCCTGTTCATGGAGTGCCTGCCCGACGATCCGCAGTTGTGCGCCGACAAAACGATGCTGAGGCAGAACCGGGCACGGCTCCGTTTTTACGAGCGCTTCGGGGCCTTGCCCATCAGCGGTACCGCCTATGAGACACCGTTGCGCGAGGGAGACGACTGCCCGCCCTACCTGGTCTTTGACGGGCTGGGGAGCACCGACGGCCTGGCCCGGGACTATGCCCGCCAGGTAGTGCAGGCGATCTTGACACGTAAATACGGCGATCGCTGTCCACCCGGCTACATCGAAAAGGTCGTGAGTTCATTTACCGACGATCCGGTCCGACTGCGGCCGCCCCGATATGTGAACAGATCGTCGCCCAAACCGGCACCAGAAGCACTCCACATCGACCAGCGTATTGCCCTGGTGATCAACCAAGGGCACGACATTCACCATGTGCACGAACGCGGCTATGTGGAAGCGCCGGTACGGATCTCGTCAATCCTCAAGGGCATCCTGCCCACCGGGCTGTTCGACACCCTCCCGGCCCACCATTTCTCCGAGAAACATATCAAGGAGGTGCATGAACCGGCCTTCGTTGAGTACCTGAAACGGATGTGTCTGACCATCGAGCCGGGCAAATCGGTTTACCCGTACGTTTTTCCCATCAGAAACGCGGCCAGACCGCCCAAAGAACTGCCGGTACGAGCCGGATACTACTGCATCGACACCTTCACCCCACTCAACCGCAACGCCTATAAGGCGGCCAAAGGCGCCGTCGACTGCGCCTTGACCGCTGCCGAGCACATCCTCCGCGGCTACCGGATCAGCTACGCGCTGGTCCGCCCGCCCGGCCATCATGCCGAACGGCGAGTCTTCGGCGGCTTTTGCTATTTCAATTCAGCCGCCATCGCCGCCCACTACCTGAGTCGCCACGGGAAGGTAGCGGTACTGGACGTGGATTACCATCACGGCAACGGCACCCAGGATATCTTTTATGAGCGTGGCGACGTGCTGACGGTCTCCATCCACGGCCATCCCAGCTTCGCCTACCCTTACTTTTCCGGCTTTGCCGAAGAACGGGGTCTAGGCGCCGGGCACAACTGCAACCGCAACTATCCGCTGCCGGAAATCCTCGACGGCCCCGGCTACCATCGGGTTCTCGAACGGGCCCTGCGCCGGATCGATGCCTTTCGGCCAAAGTGCCTGGTGGTCGCCCTCGGTCTGGACACTGCCCGCAAGGACCCCACCGGCACCTGGTCGCTGACACCGGCTGATCTGCAGCATAACGGCCTGCTGATCGGCCGGCTCCGTCTACCGACCGTGGTGGTCCAGGAAGGCGGGTATCGCTCCAGATCCCTCGGCGCCAACGCCCGCAACTTCTTTATCGGTCTGTGGCAAGGCCTGCACGGCCGGCAGTAA
- a CDS encoding D-alanine--D-alanine ligase family protein, whose amino-acid sequence MIGLIYNQPIEPGLANWESSADVMAQVDAIEQSLIDLGRPVTRIPVSRNLKRFLQDIEAADIQAAFNLCESLDDDPFFIAHPAAVLELLGIPFTGAPSAALQTTTNKQITKLFLRGAGLPTPASFLYDGTPVADPSQLRFPVIIKPRDQDASIGIDQDSIIDTAAALPDALTSFFQTYGPLLVEEYIDGREFNVSLLGYPAPEVMPVAEIDFSSMPQHLHHIVGYRAKWEPDSVEYRQTKRVFPPLEHTLTARLQDLSRRCFQLFGLRDYGRVDLRMGSDGSLYVLEINANPCLSPDAGFPAAVGRAGLDYTAMVAKMTTFLGDRMV is encoded by the coding sequence ATGATCGGCCTGATCTACAACCAGCCCATCGAACCGGGGCTGGCCAACTGGGAATCGTCAGCCGATGTCATGGCCCAGGTGGACGCCATCGAGCAGTCGCTCATCGACCTGGGCCGGCCGGTGACCCGTATTCCGGTCAGCCGCAACCTGAAACGCTTTCTGCAGGACATCGAGGCCGCCGACATCCAGGCGGCCTTCAATCTCTGCGAATCGCTGGACGACGATCCGTTTTTCATCGCTCATCCTGCTGCCGTTCTGGAGTTGCTGGGTATACCTTTCACCGGCGCGCCATCGGCGGCTCTGCAGACGACCACCAACAAGCAGATCACCAAGCTGTTCCTCCGCGGTGCCGGTTTGCCGACCCCGGCGTCGTTTCTCTATGACGGCACCCCCGTCGCCGACCCATCGCAGCTGCGCTTTCCGGTGATCATCAAACCGCGGGATCAAGACGCCAGCATCGGCATCGATCAGGACTCGATCATCGACACCGCCGCCGCCCTGCCCGACGCCTTGACCTCCTTCTTCCAAACCTACGGCCCGTTGTTGGTGGAAGAGTACATCGACGGCCGGGAATTCAACGTTTCCCTGCTCGGCTACCCCGCCCCGGAAGTCATGCCGGTGGCTGAGATCGATTTCTCCTCGATGCCTCAACACCTGCACCATATCGTCGGATACCGGGCCAAATGGGAACCGGACTCCGTCGAATACCGGCAGACCAAGCGGGTCTTCCCGCCGTTGGAGCACACCCTGACCGCCCGGCTGCAGGACCTTTCTCGCCGCTGCTTTCAGCTCTTTGGTCTGCGCGATTACGGCCGCGTCGACCTGCGTATGGGCAGCGACGGCAGCCTGTATGTCCTGGAGATCAACGCCAACCCCTGCCTCAGCCCCGACGCCGGCTTTCCTGCCGCGGTGGGCCGGGCCGGGCTCGACTATACCGCCATGGTGGCTAAGATGACTACGTTTCTGGGTGACAGAATGGTATGA